A genome region from Deltaproteobacteria bacterium PRO3 includes the following:
- a CDS encoding sigma-54-dependent Fis family transcriptional regulator: protein ALPETLMESELFGHKRGAFTHADKDKKGILEYAHRGTIFLDEIADLSLNLQAKLLRFLQEGEIRPLGSNEVVKVDVRVVSASNKDLQELVEQGKFREDLYFRLNGVTIHLPPLRERLEDLPLLVEHFLKKIAAGEGKEPCRVSMEVLRQFMNYPWPGNIRELQNTLETAALFAENGSIGLKSLAFKPILLGKKKAMKHLMMKTVAKETMDPELEKLLLAIRDNGYHKGNAAQALGISRRNLYTKLEKFGVPVELKGLKAYIDDKFV from the coding sequence GCCTTGCCGGAGACCCTGATGGAATCCGAGCTCTTCGGCCACAAGCGCGGCGCCTTCACCCACGCCGACAAGGACAAGAAGGGCATCCTGGAATACGCCCATCGCGGGACGATCTTCTTAGACGAGATCGCCGACTTAAGCCTCAACCTCCAAGCCAAGCTGCTGCGCTTCCTCCAGGAGGGCGAGATCCGGCCGCTCGGCTCCAACGAGGTGGTCAAGGTCGACGTGCGCGTCGTCTCGGCGAGCAACAAGGACCTGCAGGAATTGGTCGAGCAGGGGAAGTTTCGCGAGGATCTGTATTTTCGCTTGAACGGCGTCACGATCCACCTTCCGCCGCTGCGCGAGCGTCTGGAGGACCTCCCGCTGCTCGTCGAGCACTTTTTGAAAAAGATCGCCGCGGGCGAGGGCAAGGAGCCCTGCCGGGTCAGCATGGAGGTCCTGCGTCAGTTCATGAACTACCCCTGGCCCGGCAACATCCGCGAACTGCAGAACACCCTCGAGACCGCGGCCCTCTTCGCCGAGAACGGCTCCATCGGACTCAAGTCCTTGGCCTTCAAGCCCATCCTGCTCGGCAAGAAGAAGGCGATGAAGCACCTGATGATGAAGACGGTGGCCAAGGAGACGATGGACCCCGAGCTGGAGAAGCTCTTGCTGGCGATCCGGGACAACGGCTACCACAAGGGAAACGCGGCGCAGGCCCTGGGGATCTCGCGGAGAAATCTCTACACGAAGCTGGAGAAGTTCGGCGTGCCGGTGGAGTTGAAGGGCCTGAAGGCCTACATCGACGACAAGTTCGTCTGA